AGTAACCAGCAGAAGTTAGGgtcattttggaaaaaaatagaggaatattTTAATTCAAGTCCTCAGCTCACTGGCTTTGCTCCTAGAGAGTGGAGTCAGTGTAAGCAGATGTGGGGAAGGGTGAATGAGCAGGTGTGTAAGTTTGTGGGAAGCTATGAGGCCGCTTTGAAGGAGCAATCTAGTGGCCAAAATGAGAACAATGTCATGAAGTCTGCCCATGACATCTTCTTAAACGACTACCAGGTCAAGTTCACACTTGAACATGCGTGGAGGGAGCTGCGGTTTGATCAAAAATGGATATCAAACTCTGTGTCAAAAGATGGTgcaaaggagaaaatgaaggaACCTGTGGAGACGGTGCCTGACTCGGAAGAGGTTAGGCCTCTTGGTGTTAAGGCTTGCAAAGTATCCAAACGCAAGAAGCATGGGAATGAAGCAGCATTTGATCGACTGGAGAGCATTCTAGACTTGAAACCGAACATATCCAAACAGAAATTACTAGAACGTCTCCTATCCAAAAAAGATACTCTAACTGATAGTGAGGTGTCTCTGAAGGACAAACTCGTTTCTGAGATGCTTTGATCTGGTCAGTGATAGTTGTTTAGGTGATTACTCGCGTAGTTGTTTAGGTTGTGTAGTTCATAAATTGGTTACTTGATCACTTGCTTACTTGCTTACTTGATTACTTGATCACTGGTTCTAGTTGATTAACAACTTATCTTGCTTCTTCTGTGTTATTTTCCAGGTCAAGGGTTGTACTTCTGCAGGTCACGGGTTCTACTTCTCTACTGGCGCAGCACGTTCTATTCTGTAGTTGATGGGTTCTAGTTGTCACGGGTAGTAGCTGTCACAGGTTATCAGTTTATGTATTTTCATTTCGCGGCAGGTCACGGGTTCTAGTAGGAGGATGGTGTAGTTGTCACGGGTTGTAGTAGTGACAACACATTTTCAAGTACGTTTgcttatgtatttttgtgtcaCGGGTGTAAAAGTGTagtattttgtttgtttctacACTTCACGGGTATTGTAAGAGGAAGGACTATAAAATGTATGTCGTATGTCTCATTTATCAATTGTCTCTCATCTTTGTTTAAGTTGTTCCTCTCTTCTTTAAATTTGTAtctcaacctgcaaaaaaaaaaacaatccatCAAGACCACTCCAACAAGGCCACGACATCAAAACACTCCCCATTCTATAAACTTGTTCCTCTCTGTTCTTTAAGTTCTTCCCCTCTCTTCTAAGAACTTGTATCTCACGCCAAATCAACAACCACAACACCCATCAAGCCCACGCCAAATCAACAACCACAACACAATCTCTCCTTGGTCTATCTCtcccttaatttttttttttaaacacttagccaaatcttcttcttctatcacttttttttttaaaaaacacttaacaaaatgtccaaaaaaaaagtgtcaTCCTCATCGTCAGATGGCGTAGATGAAGCTGTTGAAGAAATGTTCGACCAAGAATTTGATAATATCATCGACTCCCTAGTTGATGTTCAAGCCAACAAACCGAAGAgacgagcttatatcgaaagagatCGGGAA
This region of Brassica napus cultivar Da-Ae chromosome C5, Da-Ae, whole genome shotgun sequence genomic DNA includes:
- the LOC106425490 gene encoding glutathione S-transferase T3-like, which gives rise to MDPFSLNSPGFMNLLSSQSSQTIEVGSSDVPKPVERRKWTTQEDIVLISAWLNTSKDPIVSNQQKLGSFWKKIEEYFNSSPQLTGFAPREWSQCKQMWGRVNEQVCKFVGSYEAALKEQSSGQNENNVMKSAHDIFLNDYQVKFTLEHAWRELRFDQKWISNSVSKDGAKEKMKEPVETVPDSEEVRPLGVKACKVSKRKKHGNEAAFDRLESILDLKPNISKQKLLERLLSKKDTLTDSEVSLKDKLVSEML